The Spirosoma oryzicola genome has a window encoding:
- a CDS encoding TerB family tellurite resistance protein yields MYSPDVALGLGSLVYALSCLEGRPHKEEIIVAKALLVREPHGSLALNGYFLRENAGESAEEAYAFGMRRLVSRQTELTDKLKKRFVTLLLRVARAHKGISANEWLFIRRFRRDLQQLQTG; encoded by the coding sequence ATGTATTCACCCGATGTAGCACTGGGCTTAGGTAGCCTGGTTTATGCCTTATCTTGTTTAGAGGGACGGCCTCACAAAGAAGAAATTATAGTAGCCAAAGCCTTGTTGGTCAGAGAACCTCACGGTTCACTGGCGCTCAATGGTTATTTCCTGCGCGAGAATGCAGGGGAATCCGCTGAAGAAGCCTATGCCTTCGGCATGCGTCGGCTGGTGAGCCGCCAAACCGAATTGACGGATAAGCTAAAAAAACGGTTTGTCACGCTACTGCTCCGCGTGGCTCGGGCGCACAAAGGTATTTCGGCGAACGAGTGGCTGTTTATTCGACGGTTTAGACGTGATTTACAACAACTTCAGACTGGTTAA